The Salinibaculum sp. SYNS191 genome has a window encoding:
- the mptA gene encoding GTP cyclohydrolase MptA, with translation MSQQLPDVQASSPDVAVGLNHVGVTGVEKLVKVDRAEKRPLIFMAEFEVFVDLPAWRKGADMSRNMEVIDETLEAAVSKSTYRIEDVCGDAAERLLEKHDYTTSAEVRMEAEYVTREETPASGMQTQSTADIIASATASEDGTREEIGARVTGMTVCPCSQGMSASRARETLRGLDVDDETIEQFLTEVPQAGHSQRGHATLTVESEGAPEVDLNELIEVARDSMSARIYNLAKRPDEDHMTYEAHADAKFVEDCVRAMAEGVVEHFPDLPDDAVVTMKQSNDESIHQHNAHAERVAHFGDLRGEVNGQ, from the coding sequence ATGAGTCAGCAACTCCCGGACGTTCAGGCATCCAGTCCGGACGTGGCTGTCGGCCTCAATCACGTCGGCGTCACAGGTGTCGAAAAGCTCGTGAAGGTGGACCGCGCGGAGAAGCGGCCCCTCATCTTCATGGCGGAGTTCGAGGTCTTCGTCGACCTGCCCGCCTGGCGCAAAGGCGCTGACATGAGCCGGAACATGGAGGTCATCGACGAGACCCTGGAGGCCGCGGTGAGCAAGTCGACCTACCGCATCGAGGACGTCTGCGGCGACGCCGCCGAGCGCCTGCTGGAGAAACACGACTACACCACCAGCGCCGAGGTCCGCATGGAAGCGGAGTACGTCACCCGCGAGGAGACCCCCGCGTCGGGGATGCAGACCCAGAGCACGGCCGACATCATCGCCTCGGCGACGGCGAGCGAGGACGGAACCCGGGAGGAGATCGGCGCCCGCGTCACCGGCATGACGGTCTGTCCCTGCTCGCAGGGCATGTCCGCCTCCCGCGCCCGCGAGACGCTGCGCGGCCTCGACGTCGACGACGAGACCATCGAGCAGTTCCTCACGGAGGTCCCCCAGGCCGGCCACTCACAGCGCGGCCACGCCACGCTGACAGTCGAGAGCGAGGGCGCGCCGGAGGTCGACCTCAACGAACTCATCGAGGTGGCCCGCGACTCGATGAGCGCCCGCATCTACAACCTCGCCAAGCGGCCCGACGAGGACCACATGACCTACGAGGCCCACGCCGACGCGAAGTTCGTCGAGGACTGCGTCCGCGCCATGGCCGAGGGCGTCGTCGAGCACTTCCCCGACCTGCCCGACGACGCGGTCGTGACGATGAAGCAGTCCAACGACGAGTCCATCCACCAGCACAACGCCCACGCCGAGCGGGTCGCCCACTTCGGCGACCTTCGGGGAGAAGTCAACGGGCAGTAG
- a CDS encoding HalX domain-containing protein yields the protein MSGTEPAAVLVVDDEPDVADAYAAQLKGEYAVTTAYSGQAALDTLDDAVDVVLLDRRMPGISGDEVLDHIRDRGLDCRVAMVTAVDPDFDIIEMPFDDYVIKPVSRDDLFKTIERLLTTADYESKLRKYYALTAKHATLLSNKPESELAESEEFADLEARMNDLQDGLDDTISEFDDDDFVAAFRDLDDPTTPGPVDE from the coding sequence ATGAGTGGGACGGAGCCCGCGGCGGTACTCGTCGTTGACGACGAGCCGGACGTTGCCGACGCCTACGCTGCCCAGTTGAAAGGGGAATACGCCGTCACGACGGCCTACAGCGGGCAGGCGGCCCTGGACACGCTCGACGACGCCGTGGACGTCGTGTTGCTCGACCGTCGGATGCCGGGCATCTCGGGCGACGAGGTCCTCGACCACATCCGCGACCGCGGACTCGACTGCCGCGTGGCGATGGTGACCGCCGTCGACCCCGACTTCGACATCATCGAGATGCCCTTCGACGACTACGTCATCAAACCGGTCTCCCGGGACGACCTCTTCAAGACCATCGAGCGGCTGCTGACCACCGCCGACTACGAGTCCAAACTCCGGAAGTACTACGCGCTGACGGCCAAGCACGCCACCCTGCTCTCGAACAAGCCCGAGTCCGAACTGGCCGAGAGCGAGGAGTTCGCCGACCTCGAAGCGCGGATGAACGACCTGCAGGACGGGCTCGACGACACCATCTCCGAGTTCGACGACGACGACTTCGTGGCCGCGTTCCGCGACCTCGACGACCCGACCACGCCCGGGCCGGTCGACGAGTGA
- a CDS encoding anthranilate phosphoribosyltransferase, with the protein MHDPSERAGDWPLRRLMTEVVGSGHKSADDMTRPQAREAFERILAGDPAETTLGAFWLANRWKRNTPTELAAFTDVMRERSVETAAPDCDPVDCGANYDGKHTSALLGVAAGLVAAAAGTPVVTHSGDRVPTQEATAYRHVLDELGVRTDLTPEESAAMVDETGFGFYYQPNFNPGVDALYDRRAEMGVRTFVNTIETLANPADADVHLGSFYHLAFAKRIVDTFGEMESQDVSRVIMFQGLEGYDDIRPGTTVVAEYDGDFADYEIETAEYGMDFEREDLAVDDVAADSAAITEEVLTGERRDHFADAVALNAAVRIYAGGDADSIGDGLGLAQSAIAEGGAQDRLAALREF; encoded by the coding sequence ATGCACGACCCGAGCGAGCGCGCCGGCGACTGGCCTCTCCGGCGGCTCATGACAGAGGTCGTCGGCTCGGGACACAAGTCCGCCGACGACATGACGCGCCCGCAGGCCCGCGAGGCCTTCGAGCGCATCCTCGCCGGCGACCCCGCCGAGACCACCCTCGGCGCGTTCTGGCTCGCCAACCGCTGGAAGCGCAACACGCCGACCGAACTCGCCGCCTTCACCGACGTGATGCGCGAGCGCAGCGTCGAGACCGCAGCGCCCGACTGCGACCCGGTCGACTGCGGCGCCAACTACGACGGCAAGCACACCTCCGCCCTGCTCGGCGTCGCCGCGGGCCTCGTCGCCGCCGCCGCTGGAACCCCCGTCGTCACCCACTCCGGCGACCGCGTCCCGACCCAGGAAGCCACGGCCTACAGGCACGTTCTGGACGAACTCGGCGTGCGGACGGACCTCACTCCCGAGGAGAGCGCAGCCATGGTCGACGAGACCGGCTTCGGCTTCTACTACCAGCCCAACTTCAACCCCGGCGTCGACGCACTGTACGACCGCCGTGCGGAGATGGGCGTCCGCACCTTCGTCAACACCATCGAGACGCTGGCGAATCCCGCCGACGCCGACGTCCACCTCGGCAGTTTCTACCACCTCGCCTTCGCGAAGCGCATCGTCGACACCTTTGGCGAGATGGAGTCACAGGACGTCTCCCGCGTCATCATGTTCCAGGGGCTGGAGGGGTACGACGACATCCGCCCCGGCACGACCGTCGTCGCGGAGTACGACGGCGACTTTGCCGACTACGAGATAGAGACCGCCGAGTACGGCATGGACTTCGAGCGCGAGGACCTGGCCGTCGACGACGTCGCCGCCGACTCCGCGGCCATCACCGAGGAGGTCCTCACGGGCGAGCGCCGCGACCACTTCGCCGACGCCGTCGCGCTCAACGCCGCCGTCCGCATCTACGCCGGCGGCGACGCCGACTCCATCGGCGACGGGCTGGGCCTCGCACAGAGCGCCATCGCCGAGGGCGGCGCACAGGACCGCCTCGCCGCACTCCGGGAGTTCTGA
- a CDS encoding alpha/beta fold hydrolase, with translation MGADTGAVDTPGHPEDPETWRHETARVNGVDLHYVTVDPDPDAVDHPTGDAPLVVLLHGFPEFWYAWRHQLDPLAAAGYRVVAPDLRGYNRSSQPSGVDSYAMEHLVGDVRGLVEHLGYAQAAVVGHDWGGGVAWELAIRDPDVVSQLVVLNSPHPEVYKEALLRSPRQLLRSWYVFLFQLPWVPEGILGRDDFRVAGEMLTDTVHPDAFTDAEVRRYKDAMARSDSLTGPINYYRAAVRENAASQLRSLVPGQETPRRTVDVPTLVVWGEQDRALGTELLDDIAAYVPDCRIERIPDASHWVQADAPDHVTDLLLDFLV, from the coding sequence ATGGGGGCCGACACCGGCGCTGTCGACACGCCCGGCCACCCCGAGGACCCGGAGACCTGGCGACACGAGACGGCGCGGGTCAACGGCGTCGACCTCCACTACGTCACCGTCGACCCCGACCCGGACGCGGTCGACCACCCGACCGGCGACGCGCCGCTGGTCGTCCTCCTGCACGGCTTCCCGGAGTTCTGGTACGCCTGGCGCCACCAGCTGGACCCCCTCGCCGCGGCCGGCTACCGCGTCGTCGCACCGGACCTGCGGGGGTACAACCGCTCCTCGCAGCCCTCGGGCGTCGACAGCTACGCCATGGAGCACCTCGTCGGCGACGTCCGCGGGCTGGTCGAGCACCTGGGCTACGCACAGGCGGCAGTCGTCGGCCACGACTGGGGTGGCGGCGTCGCCTGGGAACTCGCCATCCGCGACCCCGACGTCGTCAGCCAGCTCGTCGTCCTGAACTCCCCGCACCCCGAGGTCTACAAGGAGGCGCTGCTGCGGTCGCCGCGACAACTGCTTCGCTCGTGGTACGTCTTCCTCTTCCAGCTCCCCTGGGTGCCCGAGGGGATTCTCGGGCGCGACGACTTCCGCGTCGCCGGCGAGATGCTCACCGACACCGTCCACCCCGACGCCTTCACCGACGCGGAGGTCCGGCGGTACAAGGACGCCATGGCCCGCTCGGACTCGCTGACCGGCCCCATCAACTACTACCGGGCGGCCGTCCGGGAGAACGCCGCCAGCCAGCTCCGTTCGCTGGTCCCCGGACAGGAGACGCCCCGGCGCACCGTCGACGTGCCGACGCTGGTCGTCTGGGGCGAGCAGGACCGGGCGCTCGGCACCGAACTGCTCGACGACATCGCGGCGTACGTCCCGGACTGTCGCATCGAGCGCATCCCGGACGCAAGCCACTGGGTCCAGGCCGACGCCCCCGACCACGTCACCGACCTTCTGCTCGACTTCCTGGTCTAG